One window from the genome of Candidatus Chlorohelix allophototropha encodes:
- the istA gene encoding IS21 family transposase: MLEVMARSAIKYHRKRGDNYNVIAGKVQHDARTVKRVLNEPSDKVQTRPNRESSVAVFKEQIEGWLEQKLQVKRMLELAWEDPKQPYCGRPTAFYDYVRKLKKARENQAHQVQIRFEGLPGEFLQIDWGEIRGVLFSKQDSVPQTFYFFCARLKYSRFMYVSFQKDMAEETLVRCLVEALNRMGGVPWVITTDNMKTVVLRRDEKNQPVWHPVWQKLALEFEFHPEACAPASGNQKGAVENLVKYTKNNFLAGRTFYDAADLVRQLEEWLGVVNYERTCAATGEIPGSLLEIERKHFSPLPASARDYGLFTSLVVNREGVVIFETNKYSVPAELMGQTLTARIHREWLKLWRGTELVAQHPRCYSRNRRLVIPEHYTQAFEIKPRARTMVWRDWLLNLGPQVYQYVAVICRRQRATMSEQIHQLYALAQQVGLEEFQAAVELATEQQLYGAEYLKGLLLKPAGSGSNAATLKPTQPAVERLLSEYEPLVANRFSAIPEENEIERAVG; this comes from the coding sequence ATGTTAGAAGTTATGGCCAGAAGCGCAATAAAGTACCACCGGAAACGAGGGGACAACTACAACGTAATTGCGGGCAAAGTGCAACATGATGCCCGTACCGTAAAAAGAGTGCTAAATGAACCTAGCGACAAGGTACAAACCCGCCCCAATCGTGAAAGTAGTGTGGCAGTCTTCAAAGAACAGATTGAAGGCTGGCTAGAACAAAAACTACAAGTGAAAAGAATGCTGGAACTAGCGTGGGAAGATCCCAAACAGCCCTACTGTGGCAGACCCACCGCCTTCTATGACTATGTGCGCAAGCTCAAAAAAGCCAGAGAGAACCAGGCTCATCAGGTACAGATACGTTTTGAGGGCTTACCTGGAGAGTTTTTGCAAATAGACTGGGGTGAAATTCGGGGAGTGCTGTTCAGTAAACAAGATAGTGTACCCCAAACCTTCTACTTTTTCTGTGCCCGGCTGAAATACTCGCGTTTTATGTATGTGAGCTTTCAGAAAGATATGGCCGAAGAAACGCTGGTGCGCTGCCTGGTGGAAGCCCTCAACCGGATGGGGGGAGTACCGTGGGTAATTACCACGGATAATATGAAGACGGTGGTACTGAGGCGAGATGAAAAGAACCAACCAGTGTGGCATCCGGTGTGGCAGAAACTGGCACTAGAATTCGAGTTTCACCCGGAAGCCTGTGCCCCGGCCAGCGGAAACCAGAAAGGTGCCGTAGAAAATTTGGTAAAGTATACCAAAAACAATTTTCTAGCTGGTCGTACATTCTACGATGCGGCGGATCTGGTAAGGCAGTTGGAAGAATGGTTAGGGGTAGTGAATTACGAGCGTACATGCGCAGCGACCGGGGAAATTCCGGGTAGCTTACTGGAAATAGAGCGTAAACACTTCAGCCCATTGCCTGCTAGTGCCCGGGATTACGGTTTATTTACCAGCCTGGTGGTAAACCGGGAAGGGGTAGTCATTTTTGAGACCAACAAATATAGCGTACCGGCGGAACTAATGGGACAAACCCTGACAGCCCGGATACATCGGGAATGGCTGAAGTTATGGCGGGGTACGGAACTGGTGGCACAGCACCCCCGTTGTTATTCCCGAAACCGCCGCTTAGTAATACCGGAACATTACACCCAAGCTTTTGAGATCAAACCCAGAGCCAGAACCATGGTGTGGCGGGATTGGTTGTTAAATTTAGGACCGCAAGTGTACCAGTATGTGGCGGTAATCTGTCGACGGCAAAGAGCCACCATGAGTGAACAAATCCACCAACTATACGCGCTGGCCCAGCAGGTAGGGCTGGAAGAATTCCAGGCGGCGGTGGAATTGGCAACGGAACAACAGCTTTACGGGGCGGAATATCTCAAGGGTTTATTACTCAAGCCAGCGGGTTCAGGCAGTAATGCCGCTACCCTCAAGCCCACTCAACCAGCGGTGGAACGGCTACTCAGTGAATACGAACCACTGGTGGCCAACCGTTTTTCGGCCATACCTGAGGAAAATGAAATAGAAAGGGCGGTGGGATGA
- a CDS encoding HU family DNA-binding protein — MQKTGFIKEVAEAAGVTRKDAEKVVKTALKVIEDNLKKGEKVTLTGFGTFEVRNRSARTVTSIRTKNKTTIPAGKVPGFTAGSVLKAAISGKKVEKKADTKVAVGKK; from the coding sequence ATGCAGAAAACCGGGTTTATTAAAGAAGTTGCCGAAGCTGCGGGAGTAACCCGCAAAGATGCTGAAAAAGTAGTAAAAACTGCCTTGAAAGTAATCGAAGATAACCTCAAAAAGGGTGAAAAGGTTACTTTAACTGGTTTTGGTACATTTGAAGTACGTAATCGCTCCGCCCGTACTGTTACTTCCATCAGAACTAAGAACAAAACCACCATTCCTGCTGGCAAAGTTCCGGGATTTACCGCCGGTAGTGTGCTAAAAGCTGCTATTAGTGGTAAGAAAGTAGAAAAAAAGGCTGATACTAAAGTTGCGGTGGGCAAGAAGTAA
- a CDS encoding HD domain-containing protein → MDSKGEIILSLVAESVSIIRDTVWGDIQLDRKVLQILDSAPYQRLRGVQQLGFTSWTWPGAHHTRFEHSLGVFHLTRQAVLHLLRRTEYQFTQSEVNTVLAAALLHDIGHFPYSHAVEELDLNIIRSHETIGREIVMGAEIGSILRNSWGVEPEKVAAFITGDKDLPLTPNEMVLSSLISGPLDADKLDYLTRDSRYCNVPYGMVDVQRLLDSLRIYPAIPIPGQLAQLVIDEKGVGALQSLIFARYLMFYNVYWHHTTRIATVMFLRALQEALLENAFSAAELERSNDASIITLIQNNTQPGSIAYELITDLNLRRFYKRALALSEENSYYNQLATLKFVPDRRKRLEELWCAKVSELTGRKLMGYEILLDIPEPKSFDITLGVLCDQPPHDWQNPVPWGEVSGLNSDDMQKFHRHVRRVLVMVKDNELTEIVKQHSDILLEQFKSLG, encoded by the coding sequence TTGGATTCAAAAGGCGAAATTATACTCTCTCTGGTGGCAGAATCAGTATCTATTATTCGTGATACCGTTTGGGGAGATATTCAGCTTGACCGTAAAGTGTTGCAAATTCTTGACTCAGCACCTTACCAGCGTTTGCGCGGAGTACAGCAATTAGGCTTTACAAGTTGGACATGGCCGGGCGCACATCATACGCGCTTTGAGCATAGTCTGGGGGTATTCCATTTAACCAGACAAGCGGTGCTACACCTTTTGCGCCGCACAGAGTACCAATTCACCCAATCCGAAGTAAATACGGTGCTTGCTGCTGCCTTATTACATGACATCGGACATTTCCCTTATAGTCATGCGGTTGAAGAACTGGATTTGAATATCATTCGTAGCCATGAAACTATCGGGCGTGAAATTGTAATGGGCGCGGAGATTGGGTCAATTCTTCGAAATAGCTGGGGCGTTGAGCCAGAAAAGGTTGCGGCATTCATTACCGGAGATAAAGATTTACCCCTAACCCCCAATGAAATGGTCCTAAGCAGCCTTATTAGCGGACCGTTGGATGCCGATAAACTGGATTATCTCACCCGTGATTCGCGCTATTGCAACGTGCCCTACGGTATGGTGGATGTACAGCGTTTGCTCGACTCCTTGCGAATCTACCCCGCAATCCCTATACCGGGACAGCTAGCCCAGTTAGTGATTGATGAAAAAGGCGTTGGCGCACTGCAATCGCTTATCTTTGCCCGCTATCTGATGTTTTACAATGTGTACTGGCACCATACCACCCGGATTGCCACCGTAATGTTTCTGCGTGCCTTGCAGGAGGCTTTACTAGAAAACGCTTTTAGCGCCGCAGAATTAGAGCGAAGCAATGATGCCAGCATTATCACACTTATTCAAAATAATACTCAACCAGGCTCAATTGCTTATGAATTAATAACAGATCTGAATCTTCGACGTTTTTATAAGCGGGCTTTAGCGCTTAGTGAAGAAAATTCTTATTATAATCAGCTTGCCACTCTTAAATTTGTGCCAGACCGTCGCAAACGCCTTGAAGAGCTATGGTGCGCTAAAGTTTCAGAGCTAACCGGAAGAAAGTTGATGGGCTATGAGATTTTACTGGATATACCTGAACCAAAGAGCTTTGACATCACTTTGGGGGTTCTATGTGATCAACCCCCGCACGATTGGCAAAACCCTGTACCATGGGGGGAAGTGAGTGGCTTAAATAGCGATGATATGCAGAAATTCCATCGTCATGTCAGGCGTGTATTGGTTATGGTGAAAGACAATGAGTTAACAGAGATAGTCAAACAACACTCAGATATATTGCTTGAGCAATTTAAAAGCCTTGGGTAA
- a CDS encoding alpha/beta hydrolase, giving the protein MVKMRLAAIAVTAGVVSLSIRQLLHKYAVKRLCYPPRQLDKQTPAMLGLEFEEFTFLTRDKLKLHGWFIPAENSKATIIIAHGYAGSKVPDIQHAEWLHQGGYNVLMFDFRGHGRSEGANGTSMAYIERIDLHAAVDWLLNRGERKIGVIGFSMGAAAAIIAAAENPHIAAVVADSPFAELWRSITTEINRQFKLPVLLAIPLAKYAYAQMAIHHHFVAKKTHPSSFVRIIAPRPIFFIHGGADRLTPVENSRILHALAKEPKSLWVVPEAGHVEMFAKIPEEYKKRVLAFFDKVNWQTAQQQAESERWQPQFAAHPVTTLDERLKVSPQN; this is encoded by the coding sequence ATGGTAAAAATGCGTCTTGCGGCTATAGCTGTTACTGCCGGGGTTGTTAGCCTGAGCATTAGACAGCTTTTACATAAATATGCGGTGAAGCGTCTTTGTTATCCGCCGCGCCAATTGGATAAACAAACTCCAGCAATGCTTGGTCTTGAATTTGAAGAATTTACCTTCCTCACGCGAGATAAATTAAAGTTGCACGGTTGGTTTATCCCCGCTGAAAACTCTAAAGCTACTATTATAATTGCACATGGTTACGCCGGTTCAAAAGTGCCGGATATTCAGCATGCCGAGTGGTTGCACCAAGGCGGTTACAATGTGCTTATGTTTGATTTTCGGGGACATGGGCGCAGCGAAGGCGCAAACGGTACTTCGATGGCATACATTGAGCGTATAGACCTGCATGCGGCGGTGGATTGGCTTTTAAATCGGGGTGAGAGAAAGATTGGTGTTATTGGCTTTTCAATGGGTGCAGCCGCAGCCATAATAGCGGCGGCTGAGAACCCGCACATCGCGGCAGTTGTAGCCGATAGCCCTTTTGCCGAGTTATGGCGTTCCATCACGACTGAGATAAATCGCCAGTTTAAGCTTCCGGTGTTGCTGGCAATTCCCCTTGCCAAATATGCCTATGCTCAAATGGCAATACATCATCACTTCGTGGCGAAAAAAACGCACCCCTCAAGTTTTGTACGCATTATTGCACCACGTCCAATCTTTTTTATTCATGGTGGTGCTGACCGATTGACTCCAGTAGAGAATAGCCGAATACTGCACGCGCTGGCAAAAGAACCGAAATCCCTTTGGGTTGTCCCAGAAGCAGGACATGTAGAAATGTTTGCCAAAATACCGGAAGAATATAAAAAGCGAGTGCTGGCGTTTTTTGATAAGGTAAACTGGCAAACCGCTCAGCAACAAGCCGAATCAGAACGCTGGCAGCCTCAATTCGCGGCACATCCGGTTACTACGCTGGACGAACGACTTAAAGTATCTCCGCAAAATTGA
- a CDS encoding CoA-binding protein has protein sequence MLVPTAYDRLRILTKYHNIAMVGLSANQYRPSHFAAIYMLSEGYNIIPVNPAYPEILGRKCYPSLRDVPEKIEVVDIFRNSADVPPIVDEAIEIGAKVVWMQLGVINEAAALKAQEAGLEVVMDRCVKIEHARFFGGLNLIGLNTGVITSRRRII, from the coding sequence ATGTTAGTACCCACTGCATATGATCGCTTGCGAATCCTGACAAAATATCACAATATTGCGATGGTAGGGCTTTCTGCAAACCAGTATCGCCCAAGCCATTTTGCGGCAATATATATGCTTTCCGAGGGCTATAATATCATTCCGGTCAATCCGGCTTACCCCGAAATACTGGGAAGAAAATGCTATCCGAGCTTGCGGGATGTACCCGAAAAAATCGAAGTGGTGGATATTTTCAGGAACAGCGCCGATGTACCACCAATCGTTGACGAAGCGATTGAGATAGGCGCAAAGGTGGTTTGGATGCAGTTAGGGGTAATTAATGAAGCCGCCGCCCTTAAAGCGCAAGAAGCGGGACTTGAAGTGGTGATGGATCGCTGCGTAAAGATTGAACACGCACGTTTCTTTGGAGGCTTAAACCTCATCGGGTTAAATACCGGCGTAATTACCTCACGCCGCCGTATCATATAG